ataaacaaaaatgtttttattttatccctagtctcgggttttcgtcatggatacGTGCCACCAGCTCACGTGCTTTTTTAGCTATTTTATCATTACCATTTCTCCTCTTGCTGAATGCCATTTTCATCGCAGTTTGTATCTTGAATATTTTCCCACACATGCAAGAGAGGATTCACTTTGTGAAGATCTCTCCATGCTTGAATAGAACTATGACACTTTTTGCCGTAGGCAGCCGTACTCATCCACTCCGCAGTGGACGCAAAATCAGTATGAGAGCTTGTTTAGACAACATACGTATGCATCATTAAAATTGTACCACATTGGAGCAACTTTTTGAACGCTTATTTTTACATTTCTCATTATTACAGTTCTGCAGAAGCCGTGTTGATGATGAATTACTCGCGTTTCCATTACTTTCAGCTGCCCTTTTCTTCTGCACTTATGAGGGCATGAAAAAGTTGCTGCACTCCAGGACACATACCATTCCTGACCCAGCCATCCATTGCATTGCTGCAGCCTTTGGTGAAGTTGTATGTCGATACCTGCGTCTATCCTGATTcgtttaaaggggttgggacactgcCATAGACTtggttcattacatcacggacgcattgtactgcatgccAGAGAACTGAAGAAAACAGAATTATTCTTCTGTGTGttgtacttagcgagatacaagccctcgaacgcactcccgagcaaagcgcagacgacGGAGAGCTCAGAGCTGcatccattcccattggcagctgCAAGCaggtgacttctcgtgcgctgcctcactggtggCGGCGAGATCTCCGTATCCGTGGtacccctttttctttttctttttttctgcttctattaccctcttcgctaTGAAACTTTCAATACAGGTTCACATCACTGCAAAGAAcagtcttttacgtttatctgtgATAACATGGTATGGCCTGTCACAACCCTTTTAAGAGCTTTAAATTATTTTGTTAATCTTGCCTCAACCTCAAACGGATTGAGTCTCCCTCAGACGATACTGCATCTGTGTTCTTTTGGGCCAATTAATTACTGAGCAACTCGCCTACAAAACCTTTTATTCTAGTATATTGTGACATCATATGGATAGATGCTTGTGTTTTCAGgtcttgtatttttttttttaaatcaggTTGCAAAAAATTGGGTTCTATTTCAGTAAATGTAATATCGAGTGAACTTCAATGATATCAGGTGGGAAAGCAGATTTttcagtaaaaaagaaaaaagagagtttCCCATATTTTAGATGAAGAGGAGACATCAAGCGACTGAACATGCAGTTCTTAGCGTTCTCCAGTGCTACTTTGGCAGCTACATGTTTGGAGCTTTCCGTGTTTTACCCCAGGCAATGTTGATGGAAATCTGGGTAGTAAAAATGGAACCAGGTGGAACCTCGAAGTATTAGTACACATATTTAGAGATGTGACGCCTCTTGTGGTGGTGGGGGGTTTCCTCGGTaacggaaaaattgcccaagaTTACTAATCCTGAAAATACAAGATATAAAGTTCAGGCAAAATATAATGTATAACAAGCCACGATTTCCGGTTTTGTTCCTCTAGCCAACTATTGCGCTTGCTCTTTTAACATGAGTTGGTCAGTTGTATCTCATATTCAGCATTTTTTATAGTTAAACCAAGTAAAGGATATTCAACTTTTTGTTTATATGGTGAGCAAACTCTTATGAATCTTAGTCACTGAACAACAAAGTTTTTTTCTTCAGTTCTTCCTGAAAAGAAAATATGAGAAAACCATTCTTCCATTTCAGGAAGTCAAAATTACCGGGAATTTTACATCTacgacactttgtgcatttgttCTGGTCAGGCCTCGCACATTGGTTACATTGACCTAAATTTTTATATTTTGAAATTTTATGCTAAAAAATTACACTGATTTGTGCTTTGATGTTCACTAATAAAATTTGTGCGAGAGAAAAAGTTATTAATCTTCTCCAATGATGCAATAGTTTTTGGAGGTTTTTGGTGGTGTTGGACTCCTTCTCATGTCCTCATTATTTCCTGTCTTTCAAATAGGCTGCTTGCATAGTCAGAGTGCCAGTGGACATCGTCAAGCAACGTACACAAGCAAATAGCAAACAGACAAGTTGGCAGACCTTCAGGACTGTTCTGTACACTGAGGTAATCTGCTTTCTGGCTTTAGAGCACAATGATTATGTGTCACGTTAGCAACTTTTGTGATGTAACGTATCAAGGATCTTTACGGACGCATCTCATTCTTGTCGAACAGGGCGTAAGGGGCTTTTACCGAGGGTACTGTACAACTGTGGCAAGGGAGATTCCATTTGCTTTTATACAGTATCCACTGTGGGAAGTTTTTAAGGTATGTGATGCCCAAATGAAAGAAAAACTTGAGAGCGAGGTACACTTCCTTATTGCTTGGGGTACTCTGACGtaagtttttttttcagcattCCTGGTCTCTGTACAGAGGAGAGTACTTGTTGCCGTGGCAGGCTGCTGTATGTGGGGGATTTGCAGGTTTGTACTAAATTTTCATAATAGATGCAAAACTATCTCTATGTAGTACTGCACTCCTGCATGCTTTGTCACTGCTGTATGTtattattaaaggggcactaaagtgcaaaaattttccCCTTCAGAATAAGAGATGCCATTACCTTAACATGCCGTTACCTAATCGTGAATACAGTCCACTAGTTTACCTACATTTATGCCATTTTTTCTGTCACTTTGACACAAATacgaaaggaacgggattcgtcAGTTGCATTGTTCGTAACTTATGAGGGAAAGAAACCACAGTGTaagctttccctctccctcttctTTCCAAGAAGTGCCATAGTCCAGAGAGGCAGCATCTGTCTTTGCAACTGATCTGCTGCATTAAAACCAATCCTTGACAGGGGCAGCACGAAGTGATTCTGCTGCGCCTCTGTTGCTCAGGGCTCGCATTCCGTTACTCATGGCCCGCTGATGGGTGTCACAATAAGATGCGAATAGCCGTGGAAATACGCCAGTTGTGAGTGAAAGGGATTGTACGagtggtattttttttttcaaggtccGATCAGCCACAAAACGGAACCTAGAGCGAATTAAAAAATGTGGTGATTCGTAAAAGATTTCAATGCCTTTATGCTACTTTTCAACATAATCGCCATTGCGGTTGAGGCATTTGTCGTAGCGTGGCACCAAATTTCCTATTCCCCGGTCATAGAAGGCCGCCGCCAGTCCACTGAGCCGTCTTGTTACGGCGGTCTGCAGGTCCTCGTTGGTGCTGAATCACTGACCTCCCAGCCACACAGCTTCATTTGAGTGAAGAAGTGGTGGTCACTCGGCGCCAGGTCCGGGCTGTACGGTGGGTGGTTGAACACCTCCCAGTTGAACTGCTGGAGGAGTTTCTGAGTAGAGATCGCAGTGTGAGGACGGGCGTTATCGTGGAGAAGCACAACTCCTGATGACAGCATGCCCTTCTCTGAACTGTTGACACCATTTCCGCACTTTACTCCCATTCATGAAATCCTGGCCATACACCTTGCTCATTCTTCTGTGGATTTCGGCTGCACAACGGCCTTCAGCGTGAAGGAAACGAATCACAGTGCGGATCTCGCATTTGGTGGGCGCGACGATAGCTATGGACGTGTTTCCTGCCTCGTTGCTGGACAAAAACTGGGAAGATCATGTGACTGACACGCACGCGACCTGCCGAGAGGCTACGAAGCGTGCCCGAGCTAGGATAATTTTGTGACGCGTCTCCGTTATTGTTGCGGGCCACTCGGACctcgaaaaaaaacaaaaaaaccgTGTAGCACCATTGTTTGGAGCCATATGCACCTGCGAATTATAGCAAAGAGCCGACTTTCTCTTTAAAGATTGCATCATGTACGCAAAAACTGCTTTGAGGATTTTCAACAGAGtcttcaacattttttttttttatcggttCTGTCATGCAGGTGGTATCGCCGCTGGTCTGACGACGCCTTTGGACGTTGCAAAGACAAGAATCATGTTGGCTGATGTACGTGCAACacatgctttctttctttcattttgcgAACCTTTGTGTTCACAGTAGAATCCGTTGGTCCTTGAGGTTCTACAAACTTTCGAATTCCAAATCATACTTGGAAATGTTCTCACACTTGGCCTTGTTAACAGAAAGTTTAAAATGTTATCAGTGATACAGCTTTTAAAATTTACAA
This portion of the Ornithodoros turicata isolate Travis chromosome 3, ASM3712646v1, whole genome shotgun sequence genome encodes:
- the LOC135388328 gene encoding mitochondrial S-adenosylmethionine carrier protein-like → MGTVERPSFLISLLAGAAAGTTVDVILYPLDTLKTRLQSQQGFWKAGGFSKIYSGLASAALGSAPSSALFFCTYEGMKKLLHSRTHTIPDPAIHCIAAAFGEVAACIVRVPVDIVKQRTQANSKQTSWQTFRTVLYTEGVRGFYRGYCTTVAREIPFAFIQYPLWEVFKHSWSLYRGEYLLPWQAAVCGGFAGGIAAGLTTPLDVAKTRIMLADKSSLLAEGNMFEALMTIWRERGIAGLFSGVMPRVMTMALGGFIFLGAYEEAKYLLNMLCHSSSLGDQGANASSGEV